The Armatimonadota bacterium DNA window TTTCTTAAGTCATACGGGGCAATAACAACCTCAATATTTTTAATGCCAACATCCGCAGCCATCACAAACAGGTCTTCCGATACTTTATCACCCATCGCAATGCAGCCGATAGAGACATTGCTGCCATGAATCATTATGTCGCTGCCGAGATTTGTCCTGCCATCTACTCTTGCCATCTTTCGATCAAATGAATTCGGATAATCCAGACGCATCGAAAGGTGATACAGGCTGTTAGGATTCAAAAACACTATTCTGTAAATGCCTTCAGGCACCTGGCAATCGCCCTCACAAAGTTTTGGACCACATTCACCACTTGCCGCGAGGATCGGATAGTTTTTGATCAGAACAAAATGCCCTCTTGCGTATTCAGCATAAAGCTGAAGTATTTTCTCTTCTTTGAGAACCAAAAGTATCACACGCTTAGGCGGATAGTTTACACCATGTTTCTCAAAATAGCCGCCGAGCCTTGTTCTAGCTGCTGGACCATATTGCCGAAGCCTGTCTTCAACTGTTTTCTCTCCTTGTAGTTTGTTCACAAGTCTCTGAACCGGACTTATCCTCGGCATTATCAATGCCAGCACGATCAGCATTATTCCTACCACGGCGATCGTTATAAGCCTGCGCATATCTGTCATCTCCAGTTGCCG harbors:
- a CDS encoding L,D-transpeptidase family protein, whose protein sequence is MRRLITIAVVGIMLIVLALIMPRISPVQRLVNKLQGEKTVEDRLRQYGPAARTRLGGYFEKHGVNYPPKRVILLVLKEEKILQLYAEYARGHFVLIKNYPILAASGECGPKLCEGDCQVPEGIYRIVFLNPNSLYHLSMRLDYPNSFDRKMARVDGRTNLGSDIMIHGSNVSIGCIAMGDKVSEDLFVMAADVGIKNIEVVIAPYDLRKNRQVKLPNNMPKWTKELYRDICGEMNKLPQ